In Acidovorax sp. GBBC 1281, a single window of DNA contains:
- a CDS encoding MbtH family protein — translation MSNPFDDENGHFLVLTNPEGQHSLWPAFLDVPAGWEVALPASDRTACRAYIEAHWTDMRPRSLVAAMGG, via the coding sequence ATGAGCAACCCATTCGACGACGAAAACGGCCACTTTCTGGTGCTGACCAATCCTGAAGGCCAACACTCGCTATGGCCCGCGTTTCTCGATGTGCCCGCTGGCTGGGAGGTGGCCTTGCCTGCGTCCGACAGAACCGCTTGCCGTGCGTACATCGAGGCCCACTGGACGGACATGCGGCCCCGTTCGCTGGTTGCCGCCATGGGCGGCTGA
- a CDS encoding glycosyltransferase has protein sequence MARYLIAATALPGHVLPMLAIAQHLVRQGHEMQVHTASHFRDQALATGASFTAFDPSIDFEHQELDRRFPQRLQQPSAHAQLCFGLKHFFADAMAPQLAGLRRILAHFDADAILVDTMFCGTFPLLLGPREERPAIVAIGISALALSSQDTAFFGTALPPSSTAEGRIRNQAMNRNLQQAMFGDVQRHFNGELARLGAPALPRFFIDAMVTLPDLYLQLTSASFEYPRSDLPGSVRFVGPLLAPSRADFNPPDWWPELDDGRSVVLVTQGTLANQNPAQLIGPTVQALARFDDIQVIATTGGPVPPGLSAAMLPANARVVSFLPYDRLLPKVHAMVTNGGYGSVNHALSLGVPLAVAGATEEKPEIAARVAWSGAGINLATGQPSARQIGDAVRKLLDNPSYRQRARALRLDFARHHALTEIASALAALRETSSAIAEFA, from the coding sequence ATGGCACGTTATCTCATTGCAGCGACCGCCTTGCCGGGACATGTGTTGCCCATGCTGGCCATCGCCCAGCATCTGGTGCGCCAGGGACACGAGATGCAGGTGCACACTGCCAGCCACTTCAGGGACCAGGCCTTGGCCACTGGCGCGTCCTTCACCGCATTCGATCCGTCGATTGATTTCGAGCACCAGGAGCTGGACCGGCGGTTTCCGCAACGTCTGCAACAGCCCTCCGCCCATGCGCAGCTGTGCTTTGGACTGAAGCACTTCTTCGCCGACGCGATGGCACCCCAGTTGGCGGGGTTGCGGCGCATCCTGGCGCATTTCGATGCCGATGCCATTTTGGTGGACACGATGTTTTGCGGCACGTTTCCGCTGCTGCTGGGACCGAGGGAGGAGCGGCCCGCCATCGTCGCCATCGGCATTTCGGCGCTGGCGTTGTCCAGCCAGGACACTGCCTTTTTTGGCACGGCGCTACCGCCTTCGTCCACGGCCGAAGGTCGCATTCGCAACCAAGCCATGAACCGCAATCTTCAGCAGGCCATGTTCGGCGACGTGCAACGCCATTTCAATGGCGAACTGGCACGCTTGGGGGCGCCGGCACTGCCCCGCTTTTTCATCGATGCGATGGTGACGCTGCCGGATCTGTACCTCCAACTGACGTCGGCATCTTTCGAGTATCCGCGCAGCGACCTGCCTGGCTCCGTCCGGTTCGTGGGGCCACTGCTGGCACCGTCACGTGCCGACTTCAACCCACCCGACTGGTGGCCCGAACTGGATGACGGCCGGTCCGTCGTGTTGGTCACGCAGGGCACGCTGGCCAATCAGAACCCTGCGCAGTTGATCGGGCCCACCGTGCAGGCGCTGGCCAGGTTCGATGACATCCAGGTGATTGCCACCACGGGTGGACCGGTGCCTCCGGGCCTCAGCGCAGCGATGCTTCCCGCCAACGCCCGTGTGGTGTCATTTCTGCCCTATGACCGTCTGCTGCCCAAGGTGCATGCCATGGTCACCAATGGTGGATATGGATCGGTCAACCACGCGCTCAGCCTGGGCGTGCCGCTGGCCGTGGCGGGCGCAACCGAAGAGAAGCCGGAAATTGCCGCGCGCGTCGCCTGGTCAGGCGCCGGCATCAACCTGGCCACCGGGCAGCCCAGCGCGCGCCAGATCGGCGATGCAGTGCGCAAGCTGCTGGACAACCCTTCCTACCGACAGCGCGCCCGAGCGCTGCGACTGGATTTCGCGCGCCACCACGCGCTGACCGAGATCGCATCGGCCCTGGCGGCACTGCGTGAAACATCCTCCGCCATCGCGGAATTTGCATGA
- a CDS encoding non-ribosomal peptide synthetase, with amino-acid sequence MSTVDQSGGSIQLMAGQMAMWLGAQFASADTNFNLAEAIDIEGDIDPALFAEAVRRVTHEAEATRLHFVDAGHGPTQVLAPTFTGDLPFLDFSGEADPMAAAQAWMQADFSHRAELASGQLWLCALIRLAPGKHVCYQRSHHILLDGFGGGLVARRIADLYTALAQGSVVPEASRLAPMAQLAEEERAYRESGRFPRDRQYWMERFADVPEPLTLASRQSVNIGGLLRQTVHLPAASVQALQAIGQDWGSTLPQILIATTAAYLYRATGVEDMVIGIPVTARHNERMRRVPAMVANALPLRLSMRPDLSFPELVREVGRQMRQILRHQCYRYETLRGDLNLLLNHRQLFTTVVNVEPFDYDFRFAGHVAKPRNLSNGTAEDLGIFLYERGNGQDLQIDFDANPALYTAQTLADHQRRLLTLIAAVIEWPDQAIGRVELLSVQERQQVLVGWNDTERAVPDTHLSTCIDAGLLADPQAIALRFEDQALSRGELDQRANRLAHLLRARGAGPERVVAIAVPRSLDLMVALLAILKTGAAYLPVDPDFPADRIAYMLGDARPVCLVTTQALAQTLPAPVSFVLLDGPETIDELGSHPETRPGPLRTLDTAQPAYVIYTSGSTGNPKGVAVSHRAIVNRLRWMQDHYGLQADDRVLQKTPSSFDVSVWEFFWPLIDGATLVLAKPGGHKDAAYLAELIVREGITTLHFVPSMLEVFLLEPAASACSSLRRVICSGEALSSALARKFHQQLGCELHNLYGPTEAAVDVTAWACPSTPLVLVEPGAEGVPIGRPIWNTQMVVLDSGLQPVPVGMTGELYIAGTGLARGYLGRPVLSAERFVANPHGGLGSRMYRTGDLARWRADGSLDFLGRADHQVKIRGLRIEPGEIESALLQHPWVAQATVIAREDVAGEKRLVAYVVSAGEGELAPGELRSHLALSLPEYMVPSAFVQLAALPLGPSGKLDRKALPAPEVQSAVAYAAPRTPTEKALADLWAETLHLPRVGIHDNFFELGGHSLMIVQLISMIRQQFMIDLPLDTLFQVSTIAGLAERLDQEAVARPRLAPMPRPARIPLSSAQRRLWLMNQLDGANPAYNMPLALRLSGLLDRVALHVALGDLVQRHESLRTIYPHEAGLPYQQILDGAEAHPPVIEAEACEDDLTAQLHAAARHAFDLCHSMPLRVSLFRLAEDEHVLLLLTHHIAGDGASLLPLARDLSVAYAARCSGQTPDWEPLPLQYADYALWLQALLGSEDDPDSLAGRQRGFWHDALRDLPEQMALPMDRPRPLVPSHRGDVVPLHIPAAVHERMLQLARDGQASLFMVLQAALAALLSRLGAGDDIVIGSPVAGRSDHALDGLIGCFVNTLVLRTDISGQPGFRELIARVRTTNLAAYANQDFPYDRLVELLRPGRSRSNLPLFQVMLGFQNSSRLSFSLPGLSITPQPVAVDTAKFDLSFILTEQRRHDGLPGGISGGIQYSTDLFDRTTVESLAARLAHWLEQACDTPDEALGRIDILHPEERRRLLREWSGSERPLATKTIASMVEGHVSRRPHAPAVVLDDTTVSYGELDTRANRLAHLLQTRGVAAGAIVATVLPRSLDLVVAHLAIVKAGATYLPLDPNHLAGRSALVFQEAAPTAVLTHEALLPRLSEVAHCMALDSDLTVAALAIQSDSRPGGSGGARHQDGPHAQEAAYLIYTSGSTGTPKGVVVPHAGLHSLAASMAERMEIGPDSRVLQFSSSGFDASVMDLLMAFHVGAALVVPGPAPWLGQDLAQGLVRQSISHALIPPAALASVPPGEFPALRTLVVGGDVCPPALAAQWAPGRRMINAYGPTETTICASLSEPMQAGTVPSIGQPICNTHMYVLDGDLQPVPAGVAGDLYVAGAGLARGYLGRPALSAERFVANPHGGPGSRMYRTGDLARWRADGSLDFLGRADQQVKIRGLRIEPGEIESALLQHPWVAQAAVVAREDVAGEKRLVAYVVAAGEGELAPGDLRSHLALSLPEYMVPSVFVQLAVLPLNSSGKLDRKALPVPQAPGDQPYAAPRTDTEIALAALWAEILHLPRVGIHDNFFEIGGHSLMAIQLGMRIRDQIHPDFPHAEVYNRPSIAQLAQWIDQAGDDGAALDLAREIHLPEHIQGQAAAPSLVPARVFLTGASGFVGSHLLAALLRDTSACVFCHVRAADEAQGRQRLQRTMAERQLGALWDDARIQVVTGDLGAPRLGLDDAAVQQVRDGCDAIYHCAAQVDFLHPYASLKGPNVDSVVTLLEWTSQGRPKTLHYVSTLAVIGQNEDGGTVTERSALPSWNGLVDGYSQSKWVADALAREAQARGMPVAIYRLGAVTGDHDHAICNAADLIWRVAHLYADLQSIPDMDLPLNMTPVDDVARAILGLAARASSWGQVYHLMSPAPLRVRDIPPVFERLGLHLEPLALESWLRRAHVRLAEGQDRDLAAVLAILDRYDASATPPKVCGAATHAQLESIGAAIRPVNRDLLHRYFVDLGIDAKAHRALETSIS; translated from the coding sequence ATGAGCACGGTCGATCAATCCGGTGGTTCCATCCAACTCATGGCAGGCCAGATGGCCATGTGGCTGGGGGCTCAGTTCGCTTCGGCAGACACCAACTTCAACTTGGCTGAGGCCATCGACATCGAGGGAGACATCGATCCCGCATTGTTCGCCGAGGCTGTGCGCCGAGTCACCCACGAAGCCGAGGCCACGCGGCTCCACTTCGTCGATGCGGGGCACGGCCCGACGCAGGTGCTTGCACCGACCTTCACTGGGGACCTTCCTTTCCTCGATTTCAGTGGCGAGGCCGACCCGATGGCTGCGGCGCAGGCTTGGATGCAGGCCGATTTCAGCCATCGGGCGGAACTGGCATCAGGGCAGCTGTGGCTCTGTGCGCTCATCCGGCTCGCACCAGGAAAGCATGTTTGCTATCAGCGCAGCCACCATATTTTGCTGGATGGTTTCGGTGGTGGCCTAGTGGCACGGCGCATTGCGGATCTCTATACGGCGCTGGCGCAGGGGAGCGTCGTTCCTGAAGCTTCGCGACTTGCGCCGATGGCACAGTTGGCCGAAGAGGAGCGCGCTTACCGTGAATCCGGTCGGTTTCCGAGAGACCGCCAATACTGGATGGAGCGCTTTGCTGACGTGCCGGAGCCTTTGACCCTCGCGTCGCGCCAGTCGGTGAACATCGGCGGCCTCCTGCGCCAGACCGTGCACTTGCCGGCTGCCAGCGTTCAAGCGCTGCAGGCCATCGGTCAGGACTGGGGAAGCACGCTGCCTCAGATCCTGATCGCCACGACAGCCGCTTACCTCTACCGCGCGACGGGGGTAGAAGACATGGTGATCGGCATCCCGGTCACTGCGCGGCACAACGAGCGCATGCGGCGGGTGCCTGCCATGGTGGCGAATGCATTGCCACTGCGCCTGTCGATGCGCCCTGACCTGTCCTTCCCTGAGCTCGTTCGCGAAGTGGGGCGCCAGATGCGCCAGATTCTGCGACACCAGTGCTACCGATACGAGACCCTGCGCGGTGATTTGAATCTTCTACTGAACCATCGACAACTATTCACGACGGTCGTCAATGTGGAGCCTTTCGACTACGACTTCCGTTTTGCGGGGCACGTGGCCAAACCACGCAATCTTTCCAACGGAACGGCAGAGGATCTGGGCATCTTTCTATACGAGCGCGGCAATGGTCAAGATCTGCAGATCGATTTCGATGCGAATCCCGCGCTGTACACCGCACAGACGTTGGCCGATCACCAGCGGCGGCTGCTGACGCTCATAGCGGCAGTGATCGAGTGGCCGGATCAGGCCATCGGCCGCGTCGAACTGCTGAGCGTCCAGGAGCGCCAACAGGTGCTGGTGGGCTGGAACGACACAGAGCGCGCGGTGCCCGACACTCACCTTTCCACCTGCATCGACGCCGGCTTGCTGGCCGATCCCCAAGCCATTGCCTTGCGGTTCGAGGACCAGGCGCTGAGCCGTGGTGAACTGGACCAAAGGGCGAATCGGCTGGCGCACCTGCTGCGTGCGCGTGGCGCGGGGCCGGAGCGCGTTGTGGCGATCGCCGTGCCGCGGTCGCTGGATCTCATGGTGGCTTTGCTGGCCATTCTGAAAACCGGGGCGGCCTACTTGCCGGTCGATCCGGATTTTCCAGCAGATCGCATTGCCTACATGCTCGGCGATGCCCGGCCGGTATGCCTAGTCACTACGCAGGCGCTGGCGCAGACATTGCCCGCGCCGGTGTCGTTCGTGCTGCTCGACGGCCCGGAAACCATCGACGAACTGGGCAGCCATCCCGAGACCCGTCCCGGGCCGCTGAGAACGCTCGATACCGCGCAGCCGGCCTATGTGATCTACACGTCTGGATCGACCGGAAATCCGAAAGGGGTCGCCGTCTCGCACCGCGCCATTGTCAACCGGCTCCGGTGGATGCAGGACCACTATGGCCTGCAAGCCGATGACCGCGTGTTGCAGAAGACCCCCTCCAGCTTCGATGTTTCGGTGTGGGAATTCTTCTGGCCCCTGATCGACGGCGCCACGCTGGTGCTTGCCAAGCCGGGTGGGCATAAGGATGCAGCGTACTTGGCCGAGCTCATCGTTCGCGAAGGCATCACCACCTTGCATTTCGTGCCCTCGATGCTGGAGGTCTTCCTGCTGGAGCCGGCCGCCTCCGCCTGTTCCAGCCTTCGGCGAGTGATTTGCAGCGGCGAGGCGCTGTCGTCTGCGCTGGCGCGCAAATTTCACCAGCAGTTGGGGTGCGAACTGCACAACTTGTACGGCCCTACGGAGGCGGCTGTCGATGTGACCGCATGGGCCTGCCCAAGCACGCCGCTAGTGCTAGTGGAGCCGGGGGCGGAGGGCGTGCCCATTGGCCGCCCCATCTGGAACACGCAAATGGTGGTGCTGGACAGTGGCCTGCAGCCCGTGCCCGTGGGGATGACGGGCGAGTTGTACATCGCGGGAACGGGCCTGGCGCGAGGCTACCTGGGTCGCCCGGTGCTGAGCGCAGAGCGCTTCGTGGCCAATCCTCATGGCGGGCTGGGCAGCCGCATGTACCGCACGGGCGATCTGGCGCGCTGGCGCGCTGACGGCAGCCTGGACTTCCTGGGCCGAGCCGACCATCAGGTGAAGATCCGCGGCCTGCGCATCGAACCGGGAGAGATCGAGTCGGCATTGCTGCAGCACCCTTGGGTCGCGCAGGCGACGGTGATTGCCCGTGAGGATGTGGCAGGCGAAAAGCGCCTGGTGGCCTATGTGGTGTCCGCCGGTGAAGGCGAGCTTGCCCCCGGTGAGCTGCGCAGCCATCTGGCGCTGTCTCTGCCTGAGTACATGGTGCCTTCGGCCTTCGTTCAACTGGCGGCCTTGCCGCTCGGTCCGAGTGGCAAGCTCGACCGAAAGGCTCTGCCTGCACCCGAAGTGCAGAGCGCCGTTGCCTATGCGGCACCGCGCACACCAACGGAAAAGGCACTTGCGGACCTGTGGGCCGAGACACTGCATTTGCCCCGTGTCGGCATTCACGACAACTTCTTCGAGTTGGGCGGGCATTCTCTGATGATCGTGCAGTTGATCTCGATGATCCGGCAGCAGTTCATGATCGATCTTCCCCTGGACACCCTGTTCCAGGTCTCCACCATTGCGGGGCTGGCGGAGCGGCTGGACCAGGAGGCGGTAGCGCGGCCGCGCCTGGCACCGATGCCCCGCCCGGCGCGGATTCCGCTGTCGTCCGCACAACGTCGCTTATGGCTCATGAACCAGCTGGACGGCGCCAATCCGGCCTACAACATGCCCCTGGCGTTGCGCTTGTCCGGCCTGCTCGATCGCGTGGCGCTGCACGTCGCCCTGGGTGATCTGGTGCAGCGCCATGAGAGTTTGCGCACGATCTACCCGCATGAGGCGGGACTGCCATACCAGCAGATCCTTGATGGTGCCGAAGCCCACCCACCCGTGATCGAGGCGGAGGCCTGCGAAGACGATTTGACTGCGCAGTTGCACGCGGCGGCCCGCCACGCCTTCGACCTGTGCCATTCGATGCCTTTGCGGGTCTCGCTGTTCCGGCTGGCCGAGGACGAGCATGTGCTGTTGCTGCTCACCCACCACATCGCAGGCGATGGTGCTTCACTGCTGCCATTGGCGCGGGACTTGAGCGTGGCCTACGCCGCGCGTTGCAGCGGCCAGACTCCGGATTGGGAGCCGCTGCCGCTGCAGTACGCCGACTACGCACTTTGGCTGCAGGCGCTGCTGGGCAGCGAAGACGATCCCGACAGTCTGGCCGGCCGGCAGCGCGGGTTCTGGCATGACGCGTTGCGCGACCTGCCTGAGCAAATGGCATTGCCTATGGACCGTCCGCGCCCCCTGGTGCCCAGCCACCGTGGCGACGTAGTCCCACTGCACATACCGGCTGCGGTCCATGAACGCATGCTGCAGTTGGCCCGAGACGGGCAAGCCAGCCTATTCATGGTGCTGCAGGCTGCCCTGGCCGCGTTGCTGAGCCGCCTGGGGGCGGGCGACGACATCGTGATCGGCAGCCCGGTCGCGGGGCGCAGCGATCATGCCCTCGATGGGCTGATCGGCTGTTTCGTGAACACGCTCGTTTTGCGTACCGATATATCGGGCCAGCCAGGGTTTCGCGAACTGATTGCGCGCGTGCGCACCACCAATCTGGCGGCCTACGCGAACCAGGATTTTCCTTACGACCGCCTGGTGGAACTGCTGCGGCCGGGACGCTCGCGGTCCAATCTGCCGCTGTTTCAGGTCATGCTGGGATTTCAGAATAGCAGCCGGCTGTCATTCAGCCTTCCGGGGCTGTCGATCACGCCGCAGCCTGTGGCCGTCGACACCGCCAAATTCGACCTGTCTTTCATCCTGACGGAGCAACGCCGTCACGATGGCCTTCCGGGCGGGATCTCCGGCGGCATTCAATACAGCACCGATCTGTTCGACAGGACCACGGTGGAGTCTCTGGCGGCCCGGCTGGCGCACTGGCTGGAGCAGGCGTGCGACACACCGGACGAGGCGCTGGGCCGCATCGACATCCTGCATCCCGAGGAGCGCCGCCGCTTGCTGCGGGAGTGGAGCGGCTCCGAACGACCTTTGGCCACCAAGACCATTGCCTCCATGGTGGAGGGCCACGTCAGCCGGCGTCCGCACGCACCTGCGGTGGTTCTGGATGACACCACGGTCAGCTATGGCGAGCTCGACACACGGGCCAACCGCCTGGCCCATCTGTTGCAGACACGGGGCGTGGCTGCGGGGGCCATCGTCGCGACGGTGCTGCCGCGCTCGCTCGATCTGGTCGTGGCGCACCTGGCCATCGTCAAGGCTGGGGCGACTTACCTGCCCCTCGATCCGAACCATCTGGCAGGACGCAGTGCGTTGGTCTTCCAAGAGGCCGCTCCCACCGCCGTCCTTACGCACGAAGCGCTGCTGCCGAGGCTGAGCGAGGTGGCCCATTGCATGGCGCTTGACAGCGACCTGACGGTTGCGGCCCTGGCGATCCAGTCGGACAGCCGTCCAGGCGGTTCGGGCGGAGCGCGACACCAGGATGGCCCCCACGCACAGGAGGCGGCATACCTCATCTACACGTCGGGCTCCACCGGGACACCGAAGGGCGTCGTGGTGCCGCATGCAGGCCTTCACAGCCTGGCCGCTTCCATGGCGGAGCGGATGGAGATCGGCCCGGATTCCCGCGTGCTGCAGTTTTCTTCCAGTGGTTTCGATGCTTCGGTGATGGACCTGCTAATGGCCTTTCACGTCGGTGCGGCGCTGGTGGTGCCCGGGCCTGCGCCATGGCTGGGGCAGGATCTGGCGCAAGGGCTGGTTCGCCAATCGATCAGCCATGCCCTGATTCCACCTGCCGCGCTGGCCTCGGTGCCGCCCGGCGAATTCCCAGCGCTTCGAACGCTGGTGGTCGGCGGCGATGTGTGTCCTCCCGCGCTCGCAGCGCAGTGGGCGCCGGGGCGCCGCATGATCAATGCCTACGGCCCGACGGAGACCACGATCTGCGCGAGCCTGAGCGAGCCCATGCAGGCCGGGACCGTGCCATCGATCGGACAACCGATCTGCAACACGCATATGTACGTGCTGGACGGAGACCTCCAGCCGGTGCCCGCGGGCGTGGCCGGCGACTTGTACGTCGCAGGGGCAGGCCTGGCGCGGGGCTACCTGGGGCGCCCGGCGCTGAGCGCAGAGCGATTCGTGGCCAATCCGCATGGCGGGCCAGGCAGCCGCATGTACCGCACGGGCGATCTGGCGCGCTGGCGTGCCGATGGCAGCCTGGACTTCCTGGGCCGTGCCGACCAGCAGGTGAAGATCCGCGGCCTGCGCATCGAGCCTGGAGAGATCGAGTCGGCATTGCTCCAGCACCCTTGGGTCGCGCAGGCGGCGGTGGTTGCCCGCGAAGACGTGGCAGGCGAAAAGCGCCTGGTGGCCTATGTGGTGGCCGCTGGTGAGGGCGAGCTTGCCCCCGGCGACCTGCGCAGCCATCTGGCGCTGTCGCTGCCCGAGTACATGGTGCCTTCGGTTTTCGTTCAACTGGCGGTATTGCCGCTCAACTCGAGTGGCAAGCTCGACCGGAAGGCACTGCCCGTGCCTCAGGCGCCAGGCGACCAGCCCTACGCCGCGCCACGCACCGACACGGAAATCGCTTTGGCCGCGCTGTGGGCTGAGATCCTGCATTTGCCGCGGGTGGGTATTCATGACAACTTCTTCGAAATCGGTGGTCATTCGCTGATGGCGATCCAACTGGGTATGCGGATCCGGGACCAGATCCACCCTGATTTCCCGCATGCCGAGGTTTACAACCGCCCGTCGATCGCGCAATTGGCCCAATGGATCGACCAGGCCGGCGATGACGGCGCAGCCCTGGATCTGGCGCGCGAGATCCATTTGCCGGAGCACATCCAGGGCCAGGCCGCCGCACCCAGCCTGGTGCCGGCGCGCGTTTTTCTCACCGGGGCCAGCGGATTCGTCGGAAGCCATCTGCTGGCTGCGCTGTTGCGTGACACCTCGGCTTGCGTGTTCTGCCATGTGCGGGCTGCCGACGAGGCGCAGGGGCGGCAGCGCTTGCAGCGCACCATGGCCGAGCGGCAACTGGGCGCCCTCTGGGACGATGCGCGAATCCAGGTGGTCACCGGCGATCTGGGTGCACCGCGACTGGGGTTGGATGACGCCGCCGTGCAACAGGTCCGCGATGGCTGCGACGCCATTTACCACTGTGCCGCGCAAGTGGACTTTCTGCATCCGTATGCCAGCCTGAAGGGCCCCAATGTGGACAGCGTGGTCACGTTGCTCGAATGGACTTCGCAAGGGCGACCCAAGACCCTGCATTACGTCTCGACGCTGGCCGTGATTGGCCAGAACGAGGACGGTGGCACGGTCACGGAGCGTTCGGCGCTGCCTTCCTGGAACGGCCTGGTGGACGGCTACAGCCAGAGCAAGTGGGTCGCCGACGCATTGGCCCGGGAAGCGCAGGCGCGGGGAATGCCGGTGGCCATCTACCGGCTCGGTGCAGTGACCGGTGACCACGATCACGCGATTTGCAATGCCGCTGACCTGATCTGGCGGGTGGCACACCTGTATGCGGACCTGCAGTCCATCCCCGACATGGACTTGCCTCTGAACATGACCCCGGTGGACGATGTGGCGCGGGCCATCCTGGGTCTGGCTGCCCGGGCATCTTCTTGGGGGCAGGTGTATCACCTGATGAGTCCGGCGCCGCTGCGGGTGCGGGACATTCCTCCGGTGTTCGAGCGTCTTGGCCTGCACCTGGAACCGTTGGCGCTGGAGTCCTGGCTGCGGCGTGCCCATGTGCGGCTGGCCGAGGGCCAGGACCGCGATTTGGCTGCCGTGCTGGCGATTTTGGACCGCTACGACGCATCGGCCACGCCACCGAAGGTGTGCGGCGCGGCGACGCACGCGCAGCTCGAATCCATCGGCGCGGCGATCCGCCCGGTGAATCGCGATCTGCTGCACCGCTATTTCGTCGATCTGGGTATCGACGCCAAGGCACACCGTGCCCTGGAAACCAGCATTTCATGA
- a CDS encoding MOSC domain-containing protein, translating into MADQGLLGDRHAHRLSPRQVLLAGTDVYRDLQMPSFTLRENLLIDWPTAGLPCGSLLKIGPEVVLWITFQCEPCARLERRKPGVVKALKGRRGALARVLQGGMLRVGDAVCQGPAPIPPMSNDWKDRIAHIVRRIPAGKRIGYRQLAELAGVAKGYCRAFPRVLSQLCPDVAERAQAGSVAMHAEQRWEGTELFDVHAYLAAQATHHATGGQPVTWAVSKLAEKIR; encoded by the coding sequence ATGGCCGATCAGGGATTGCTTGGCGACCGGCATGCCCACCGGCTTTCGCCACGCCAAGTCCTGCTGGCTGGGACCGACGTGTATCGCGATCTCCAAATGCCATCGTTCACACTGCGCGAAAACCTGCTCATCGATTGGCCTACGGCAGGCCTTCCCTGCGGCTCCCTGTTGAAGATCGGCCCGGAAGTGGTGCTGTGGATCACCTTTCAGTGCGAGCCCTGCGCCCGCCTGGAGCGGCGCAAGCCAGGCGTCGTCAAGGCCTTGAAGGGCCGCCGAGGCGCGCTGGCGCGGGTGCTGCAAGGCGGCATGCTGAGGGTAGGCGATGCGGTCTGCCAAGGACCTGCGCCGATTCCCCCCATGAGCAACGATTGGAAGGACCGCATCGCCCATATCGTGAGACGCATACCGGCTGGAAAGCGCATCGGGTATCGGCAGTTGGCTGAACTCGCTGGCGTCGCCAAGGGATACTGCCGAGCATTCCCGCGGGTGCTGAGCCAGTTGTGTCCTGATGTGGCAGAGCGTGCTCAAGCAGGCAGCGTGGCGATGCATGCAGAGCAGCGCTGGGAGGGCACTGAACTCTTCGATGTACACGCATACTTGGCTGCGCAGGCCACGCACCATGCGACGGGTGGCCAGCCCGTTACATGGGCCGTTTCAAAGCTTGCAGAAAAAATTCGTTGA
- a CDS encoding (2Fe-2S)-binding protein, translating to MHSSPPPLEARTESPGDGLASVHSVRLRVNGQDHEVEIPSWVTLLDLLRERLGLMGTKKGCDHGQCGACTVLADGQRINACLTLAVMQEGVDITTVEGLPALAGEGRASAGLHPLQQAFIDHDAFQCGYCTPGQLCSAVGLMNEGGAQTADDVRERMSGNLCRCGAYPQIVQAVARVAGIRVDAMRLSPPAPFAVQESQA from the coding sequence ATGCACTCCAGCCCACCCCCGTTAGAAGCTCGTACAGAGAGCCCCGGCGACGGCCTCGCCTCTGTCCATTCCGTGCGTCTGCGCGTGAACGGCCAAGACCATGAAGTCGAAATTCCCAGTTGGGTCACGCTGTTGGACCTGCTGCGCGAGCGGTTGGGACTCATGGGGACCAAGAAAGGCTGCGACCACGGCCAGTGCGGCGCCTGTACCGTGCTGGCCGATGGGCAGCGCATCAACGCTTGCCTCACGCTCGCGGTCATGCAGGAGGGGGTCGACATCACCACGGTGGAGGGCCTGCCTGCACTGGCCGGAGAGGGCCGCGCGAGCGCCGGACTGCATCCTTTGCAGCAGGCTTTCATCGACCATGACGCATTCCAGTGCGGCTATTGCACGCCAGGGCAGCTGTGCTCCGCCGTGGGTCTGATGAACGAAGGCGGTGCGCAGACGGCTGACGATGTCCGCGAACGCATGAGCGGTAACCTATGCCGTTGCGGCGCCTATCCGCAGATCGTGCAGGCAGTCGCTCGGGTGGCTGGCATTCGGGTCGATGCCATGCGTTTATCGCCGCCTGCCCCCTTCGCAGTGCAAGAAAGCCAGGCATGA